In one window of Chryseobacterium sp. JV274 DNA:
- a CDS encoding four helix bundle protein: MRQNDLLIRTFTFGVNCLKFLRTLPNDSESKLIRFQLGKSATSIGANYEESQAGSSKADFKNKVKIALREARESNFWLRVLEELDGYDSEEFKALLNESNELKNILAAIANNTKL, encoded by the coding sequence ATGAGACAAAATGATTTACTTATAAGAACTTTTACATTTGGAGTTAATTGTCTTAAATTTTTAAGAACACTTCCAAATGATTCTGAAAGTAAATTAATAAGATTTCAACTTGGAAAATCAGCTACTTCAATAGGTGCTAATTATGAAGAATCCCAAGCTGGATCTTCTAAAGCTGACTTTAAAAATAAAGTGAAAATTGCTTTAAGAGAAGCAAGAGAAAGTAATTTCTGGCTTCGGGTTTTAGAAGAATTAGATGGTTATGATTCTGAAGAATTTAAAGCTTTATTGAATGAGAGTAACGAATTGAAAAACATTTTGGCTGCAATAGCTAACAATACTAAACTTTAA
- the queA gene encoding tRNA preQ1(34) S-adenosylmethionine ribosyltransferase-isomerase QueA gives MKTSDFNFDLPAELLAEHPSEHRDEARLMVLDRKTQTIEHKLFKDVVDYFDEDDLFIFNNTKVFPARLYGNKEKTGAKIEVFLLRELDKETRVWDVLVDPARKIRIGNKLFFTEDESLVAEVIDNTTSRGRTLRFLFDGSYDEFRTKLKELGETPLPKYIKRAVEPEDAERYQTIYAKIEGAVAAPTAGLHFSKHLMKRLEIKGINFAEVTLHVGLGTFNPIEVEDLSKHKMESEEIIIDEKNADLINRAVESHRRVCAVGTTTMRALETSVSSNKKISAFNGWTNKFIYPPHDFGVATSMITNFHTPKSTLLMMIAAFAGKDFVMQAYEEAVREKYKFYSYGDAMLIL, from the coding sequence ATGAAAACATCAGATTTTAATTTTGATCTTCCTGCGGAATTATTAGCAGAACACCCATCAGAGCACAGAGACGAAGCTAGATTAATGGTACTTGATAGAAAAACACAAACTATCGAGCACAAATTATTCAAGGATGTAGTGGATTATTTTGATGAGGATGATTTGTTTATCTTCAATAATACTAAGGTTTTCCCTGCTCGTCTTTACGGAAATAAAGAAAAAACAGGTGCTAAAATTGAAGTTTTCTTATTAAGAGAACTTGATAAAGAAACCAGAGTTTGGGATGTTTTGGTAGATCCGGCAAGAAAAATCAGAATTGGTAACAAATTATTCTTCACTGAAGATGAATCTTTGGTAGCAGAAGTTATTGATAACACCACTTCAAGAGGAAGAACATTAAGATTCTTATTCGACGGTTCTTACGACGAATTCAGAACGAAATTAAAAGAATTGGGAGAAACTCCACTTCCAAAGTATATCAAAAGAGCAGTAGAGCCGGAAGATGCAGAAAGATACCAGACTATCTATGCTAAAATAGAAGGAGCTGTTGCTGCACCTACAGCAGGTCTTCACTTCTCCAAGCATTTGATGAAGAGATTAGAGATCAAAGGAATCAATTTTGCTGAAGTAACACTTCACGTAGGATTGGGAACATTCAACCCGATTGAGGTAGAAGATCTTTCTAAGCACAAAATGGAATCTGAAGAGATCATCATCGATGAAAAAAATGCTGACCTTATCAACAGAGCAGTAGAATCTCACAGAAGAGTTTGTGCGGTAGGTACTACAACAATGAGAGCATTGGAAACTTCTGTTTCTTCAAACAAAAAGATCTCTGCTTTCAACGGATGGACAAATAAATTCATTTATCCGCCTCACGATTTCGGAGTAGCTACTTCAATGATCACAAACTTCCACACACCGAAGTCTACACTGCTTATGATGATTGCTGCCTTTGCTGGAAAAGATTTCGTAATGCAGGCTTATGAAGAAGCTGTAAGAGAAAAGTATAAATTCTATTCTTACGGTGACGCAATGTTAATTCTATAA